One region of Erwinia tracheiphila genomic DNA includes:
- a CDS encoding DUF4225 domain-containing protein, protein MDSALLSMMQSGGRNRAWAETMVNMEARKLVNLASQLSAFHLSDDLTRIKFCQEIKDVVEQQFALARRAKSDEECIACISALRDEQDNLYEQSRLLRMKAAKLYAKVEFIRENNKIVGYVISAVNIVISGVAMFGGMIMMSTMTPIGVLAGAILFVDGVNGITKEAAHLHYGQQFKTEGIVADASMGAASYMGFKPESGLAFYDAATLGASVYSIFGLAKKAGAWRLFRWLPRDYYRKVDTMSRPKLTMKIVEYGVKAKVVFDLISTDHNDQ, encoded by the coding sequence ATGGATTCCGCATTACTGTCAATGATGCAGTCGGGCGGGAGGAACAGAGCCTGGGCTGAAACAATGGTTAATATGGAAGCCCGCAAGCTGGTCAACCTGGCAAGCCAGCTGTCAGCTTTTCATCTGTCTGACGACCTGACCCGGATAAAGTTTTGTCAGGAAATAAAAGACGTCGTTGAGCAGCAGTTCGCGCTTGCCCGTAGGGCCAAATCAGACGAGGAGTGCATTGCCTGCATTTCCGCACTGCGTGACGAGCAGGATAACCTTTATGAGCAGAGCCGGTTGCTGCGAATGAAAGCGGCAAAGCTTTACGCAAAGGTTGAATTTATCAGAGAAAATAACAAAATTGTTGGGTATGTTATTTCAGCTGTAAATATCGTCATATCCGGCGTAGCCATGTTTGGCGGAATGATCATGATGTCTACCATGACACCAATTGGTGTTCTTGCCGGAGCGATACTTTTTGTTGATGGTGTAAATGGAATAACTAAAGAAGCGGCACATCTTCATTACGGTCAGCAATTTAAAACGGAGGGAATCGTTGCCGATGCAAGCATGGGTGCTGCCAGTTATATGGGCTTTAAACCTGAATCGGGTCTGGCATTTTATGATGCTGCTACCCTTGGTGCAAGCGTTTACAGTATATTCGGGCTTGCGAAAAAAGCAGGCGCATGGCGATTATTCAGATGGCTTCCACGAGATTACTATCGCAAAGTAGATACTATGAGCAGACCTAAATTAACGATGAAAATTGTCGAATATGGGGTTAAGGCTAAGGTTGTTTTTGACCTTATATCTACAGATCACAACGATCAATAA
- a CDS encoding conjugative transfer ATPase — translation MTFSLFRRRSRSQDPHQHGDGPFSVNGHEPLTREGRVTRADEARLYDTAPSIIDHIPWGEYLPEHQCILLDDGVSVGAVYEITPVGTEGRPASRLDEIRDVMENALQDSLPELDSHQWVVQFFCQDESDLTAYMDRVRGYVKPRAQGTAFTRAWLDEQARHLKNVAVEQGLFLDDAVTGAPWRGQIRRTRMVIYRWVETPYRDPLAPEVLLKQVCDRLTSAMSGAGIRSERQNGEQIHSWLLRWFNPSPTWVDKATLYRCARHSDDAPGELPLLNDFSESLWFTRPRSDAENGVWWFDKVAHRAVPVARLRNAPSTGHLTGEVRRGDNINAIMDLLPEGTVLTMTLLIQPQDRLEENFARLSRDSMGENVGSLRAREDAATARTYLGNRYKLYRAAVTLLIKACDIATLDRRYLDLSSTLLNCGLEPVNPEHDVGPLSSYLRALPMCFNPEKDRHNWYTRLMFVQHFACLAPVYGRDTGTGNPGFTFFNRGGGPLSVDPLNKNDRTQNAHKLLFGPTGAGKSGTALCELAQMMAIYRPRIFLLEAGNSFGLFGDYCASLGLTVHRVSIKPGKVISLAPFADSHLLMRVRPDALMVSEEDLPDIDEDGGDDDDKDEERDVPGEMEIAARLMITGGEAAEEGRMTRADRGMIREAMMIAARRVHEENRQMLPEDLMFALQNIARDVSIGEDGREKRTAARRARAEEMSEALRMFTEGFEGELFNRPGTPWPEADVTIVDLGTLAREGYEAQMAVAVISLLNTINNIAEREQYSDRDTIVPIDEAHIVTANPLLGPYATKIVKMWRKLGAWLWLFTQNLADFPDTAKKMLNMAEWWICLVMPPDEVEQIARFKTLTDEQKTMLLSATKLPRKYTEGVILSRKVQSLFRAVPPSLCLALGMTEKEEKAERREIMNQMHCSELEAAFHVARRLDESRGLHTEQGTA, via the coding sequence ATGACGTTTTCACTGTTTCGACGCCGCTCACGCTCGCAGGATCCGCATCAGCACGGTGACGGGCCGTTTTCGGTGAACGGCCATGAGCCACTGACCCGGGAAGGCAGGGTGACCCGCGCCGATGAGGCAAGGCTGTACGACACCGCACCCTCGATAATCGACCACATCCCCTGGGGCGAGTATCTGCCGGAACACCAATGCATTCTGCTGGATGACGGCGTGTCGGTGGGGGCGGTGTATGAAATCACCCCGGTCGGCACCGAAGGCCGTCCCGCTTCCAGGCTGGATGAAATCCGCGACGTCATGGAGAATGCCCTCCAGGACAGCCTGCCGGAGCTGGATTCCCACCAGTGGGTGGTTCAGTTTTTTTGTCAGGATGAGTCCGATCTGACCGCGTACATGGACCGGGTGCGCGGCTACGTTAAACCCCGTGCGCAGGGGACTGCATTTACCCGCGCCTGGCTTGACGAGCAGGCGCGTCATCTGAAAAACGTCGCCGTTGAGCAGGGTCTGTTTCTGGATGATGCCGTCACCGGTGCCCCGTGGCGCGGACAAATCCGTCGCACCCGGATGGTGATTTACCGCTGGGTGGAGACGCCTTACCGCGATCCTCTGGCCCCGGAGGTGCTGCTGAAGCAGGTCTGCGATCGGCTGACCTCGGCGATGAGCGGGGCCGGTATCCGCAGCGAGCGGCAGAACGGTGAACAGATCCACAGCTGGCTGCTGCGCTGGTTCAATCCCTCGCCGACGTGGGTGGATAAAGCGACCCTGTACCGCTGCGCCCGGCACAGCGACGACGCGCCCGGCGAGCTGCCGCTGCTGAATGATTTCAGCGAAAGTCTGTGGTTTACCCGGCCCCGCAGCGATGCGGAAAACGGGGTGTGGTGGTTTGATAAGGTGGCGCACCGGGCGGTGCCGGTGGCCCGCCTGCGTAATGCTCCGTCCACCGGGCATCTGACCGGCGAGGTCCGGCGGGGCGATAACATTAACGCCATCATGGACCTGCTGCCGGAAGGTACGGTGCTGACCATGACGCTGCTTATTCAGCCGCAGGACAGGCTGGAGGAAAATTTTGCCCGCCTGAGCCGGGATTCAATGGGTGAGAACGTGGGCTCGCTGCGTGCGCGTGAGGACGCGGCCACGGCGCGTACTTACCTCGGCAACAGGTACAAGCTTTACAGGGCAGCGGTGACCCTGCTGATTAAGGCGTGTGATATTGCCACGCTGGACAGGCGCTATCTGGATCTCAGCAGCACGCTGCTGAACTGCGGGCTGGAGCCGGTCAACCCGGAGCATGACGTTGGGCCACTCAGCAGCTATCTACGTGCACTGCCGATGTGTTTTAACCCGGAGAAGGACCGCCATAACTGGTACACGCGCCTGATGTTTGTGCAGCATTTTGCCTGCCTGGCACCGGTTTACGGGCGCGATACCGGGACGGGCAATCCGGGATTCACCTTTTTCAATCGCGGCGGCGGACCGCTCTCCGTTGACCCTCTCAACAAGAACGACAGGACCCAGAACGCCCACAAGCTGCTGTTTGGCCCCACCGGGGCCGGTAAGTCGGGCACGGCGCTGTGTGAGCTGGCGCAGATGATGGCCATCTACCGGCCGCGCATCTTCCTGCTGGAGGCCGGTAACAGCTTCGGGCTGTTTGGCGACTACTGCGCCTCGCTGGGCCTGACGGTCCACCGGGTGAGCATCAAGCCGGGTAAAGTCATCTCGCTCGCGCCGTTTGCCGACTCGCACCTGCTGATGCGGGTCAGACCGGATGCGCTGATGGTCAGCGAAGAGGATCTGCCGGATATTGATGAGGACGGGGGCGATGACGACGATAAGGATGAAGAACGTGACGTGCCGGGCGAAATGGAAATAGCGGCCCGCCTGATGATAACCGGCGGTGAAGCTGCGGAAGAGGGGAGGATGACCCGCGCCGACCGGGGCATGATCCGTGAGGCGATGATGATTGCCGCCCGTCGGGTGCATGAGGAGAACCGGCAGATGCTGCCCGAAGATCTGATGTTTGCGTTACAGAACATTGCCCGTGACGTCAGCATCGGGGAGGATGGCCGTGAGAAACGGACCGCCGCCCGGCGGGCGCGTGCGGAGGAAATGTCCGAAGCGCTGCGCATGTTTACCGAGGGCTTTGAGGGGGAGCTGTTCAACCGCCCCGGCACGCCGTGGCCGGAAGCCGACGTGACCATTGTCGATCTGGGCACCCTGGCCCGCGAAGGCTACGAGGCGCAGATGGCGGTGGCGGTGATTTCCCTGCTGAACACCATCAATAATATCGCCGAACGCGAGCAGTACAGCGATCGCGACACTATCGTGCCCATCGATGAGGCGCACATCGTCACTGCCAATCCGCTGCTGGGTCCCTATGCCACCAAAATTGTGAAAATGTGGCGTAAACTCGGCGCATGGCTGTGGCTGTTTACGCAGAACCTGGCCGACTTTCCCGATACGGCGAAAAAAATGCTGAACATGGCGGAGTGGTGGATCTGCCTGGTGATGCCGCCGGATGAGGTGGAGCAGATTGCCCGTTTTAAAACGCTGACCGACGAGCAGAAAACCATGCTGCTGTCGGCCACCAAACTCCCGAGGAAATATACCGAAGGGGTGATCCTCTCGCGTAAGGTACAGTCGCTCTTTCGTGCCGTGCCGCCCAGTCTCTGTCTGGCGCTGGGGATGACGGAGAAAGAGGAAAAAGCCGAACGCCGTGAGATCATGAATCAGATGCACTGTAGCGAACTGGAGGCGGCGTTCCACGTAGCACGTCGGCTGGATGAGAGCCGTGGTCTGCATACTGAACAGGGGACAGCATGA
- a CDS encoding TIGR03752 family integrating conjugative element protein has product MMKPSSNLLVKVAVPVLLAGTVVVAVKSCSGKENQSSQTQKASGGTLKDLTPEDLRTLGVEGDTPQDTLRTIVGNFRRVQERLNTLEGDNKKLSDENNTLKTKNGNVDTQISQAVSTARNEEAQKRSQLSSQVAELGAQVNRLMDQMQQKNAGGDTTSSTKNGGPGGDIPVGLGYDGGQNGATSAPASDGLQWVEPKDGVATDSGGKPVTDSNKNNATGFAFATSFDKAADATQQAAAKTTTAAQNAMNEAEKNTDPVYTLPENATLVGSRAMTALLGRIPIDGKVTDPYPFKVLIGKDNLTANGIELPDVQGAVVSGTATGDWTLSCVRGSITSITFVFTDGTVRTLPSPNGQNGGGSQGAQGSGNGGSNNAGIGWLSDDNGIPCISGTRKSNASTYLPTIAGLAAATSAGDSLAANQNTSQTNGYGGVTSSLTGDAGQAVLGKAFAGGMRETVDWVKARYGQTFDAIYVPPGQKVALHITRQLAIDYEEKGRKVKYDFSLARSGTGMD; this is encoded by the coding sequence ATAATGAAGCCTTCCTCCAACCTGCTTGTAAAAGTCGCGGTGCCGGTGCTGCTGGCCGGGACCGTGGTGGTGGCCGTTAAGTCCTGTTCGGGGAAGGAAAACCAGAGCAGCCAGACGCAGAAAGCCTCCGGCGGCACGCTGAAAGACCTGACGCCGGAAGACCTGCGCACGCTGGGCGTTGAGGGCGACACGCCGCAGGATACGCTGCGCACCATTGTCGGTAACTTTCGCCGCGTGCAGGAGCGCCTTAACACCCTCGAAGGCGACAATAAAAAGCTCAGTGATGAAAACAACACCCTGAAAACCAAAAACGGTAATGTTGACACGCAGATAAGCCAGGCGGTCAGCACGGCACGTAATGAAGAGGCGCAGAAACGCTCACAACTCAGCAGTCAGGTCGCGGAGCTTGGCGCACAGGTGAATCGACTGATGGATCAGATGCAGCAAAAAAACGCAGGCGGCGACACCACGTCATCCACCAAAAACGGCGGGCCGGGCGGTGATATCCCGGTGGGGCTGGGGTATGACGGCGGCCAGAATGGCGCGACGTCCGCACCGGCTTCGGACGGCCTGCAATGGGTGGAGCCAAAGGACGGCGTGGCCACCGATTCCGGTGGAAAACCGGTGACGGACAGTAATAAAAACAACGCCACAGGCTTTGCCTTTGCGACGTCGTTCGATAAGGCCGCTGATGCCACACAGCAGGCGGCGGCTAAAACCACAACGGCCGCGCAGAACGCCATGAATGAGGCGGAGAAGAATACCGATCCGGTTTACACCCTGCCGGAGAACGCGACGCTGGTCGGCAGCCGGGCGATGACCGCGCTGCTGGGACGTATTCCGATCGACGGCAAGGTCACTGACCCCTATCCGTTTAAAGTCCTTATCGGTAAGGACAACCTCACTGCCAACGGCATTGAGCTGCCTGACGTGCAGGGCGCTGTGGTGTCCGGCACCGCCACCGGCGACTGGACGCTCTCCTGCGTACGCGGCTCCATTACCAGCATCACATTTGTCTTTACCGACGGGACGGTCCGTACCCTGCCGTCACCCAACGGACAGAACGGCGGGGGGAGTCAGGGCGCACAGGGCAGCGGCAACGGCGGCAGTAATAATGCCGGCATCGGCTGGCTGTCTGACGATAACGGTATTCCGTGTATTTCCGGTACGCGCAAAAGTAACGCCTCCACCTACCTGCCCACCATTGCCGGCCTGGCCGCTGCCACGTCAGCCGGCGATTCGCTGGCGGCGAATCAGAACACCAGTCAGACCAACGGCTACGGTGGCGTGACTTCCAGCCTGACCGGGGACGCGGGCCAGGCGGTGCTGGGTAAGGCTTTTGCCGGGGGAATGCGTGAAACCGTGGACTGGGTGAAGGCCCGCTACGGCCAGACCTTCGACGCCATTTACGTCCCGCCGGGCCAGAAGGTGGCGCTGCACATTACCCGCCAGCTGGCCATCGACTACGAAGAAAAAGGCCGCAAGGTGAAATACGACTTCAGCCTGGCCCGCAGCGGCACGGGCATGGACTGA
- a CDS encoding DUF7446 family protein yields MHNDNLEYRVVYTPLSGRLYSGLIRRDNGKWQGKPHDVTDWAMLAVGLKLSREGNDILFPLPDNRCIRISAFFCDAEGAEVPYDQV; encoded by the coding sequence ATGCACAACGATAACCTGGAATACCGCGTCGTTTACACGCCGCTCAGTGGTCGCCTTTATAGCGGTCTCATCCGACGGGATAACGGCAAATGGCAGGGCAAGCCGCATGATGTCACCGACTGGGCGATGCTGGCGGTCGGTCTCAAACTGTCACGCGAGGGCAATGATATCCTCTTTCCGCTTCCGGATAACCGCTGTATAAGAATTTCCGCGTTTTTCTGTGACGCTGAAGGTGCGGAGGTCCCATATGACCAGGTTTAA
- a CDS encoding type III secretion system chaperone family protein, with protein MYQDEFRWVYFVAEIGQVVDTNADTLGRMLHFNSFSFKKPFLTLGLSRGDVGELHGRVPLVEVDSVEMRKIFENLLSVAVEIKKSFNFK; from the coding sequence ATATATCAAGATGAGTTTCGATGGGTGTATTTTGTTGCCGAAATTGGTCAGGTCGTCGATACTAATGCCGATACATTGGGACGAATGCTACACTTCAACAGTTTCAGTTTTAAAAAACCATTCCTTACACTAGGTTTGAGTAGGGGAGACGTCGGAGAACTACATGGGCGCGTTCCTTTGGTAGAAGTTGACAGTGTCGAAATGCGAAAAATCTTTGAGAATTTGCTAAGTGTGGCAGTCGAAATTAAAAAGTCATTCAATTTCAAGTGA
- a CDS encoding TIGR03751 family conjugal transfer lipoprotein, whose amino-acid sequence MTRFKTLAAVLLAVTLTGCSTSKDEMLPPGDSSMLDMWNDGASVTHTTTESRATLRRPVSDGERVISQQTRESYSRTQENEIQQTFPRLPNPDMVMYVYPHLADGSTPVPGYSTVFPFYSQVQYALPGERTEDL is encoded by the coding sequence ATGACCAGGTTTAAAACGCTGGCCGCTGTCCTGCTGGCGGTGACGCTTACCGGATGCAGCACCTCCAAAGATGAAATGCTGCCCCCGGGCGACAGCAGTATGCTGGATATGTGGAATGACGGCGCGTCGGTCACGCACACCACCACGGAGAGCCGGGCCACGCTGCGCAGGCCCGTTTCCGACGGTGAACGGGTGATTTCGCAGCAGACCCGTGAGAGCTACAGTCGCACCCAGGAAAATGAAATTCAGCAGACTTTTCCCCGGCTGCCTAATCCGGACATGGTGATGTACGTCTATCCGCATCTGGCAGATGGCAGCACCCCGGTGCCCGGCTACAGCACCGTGTTTCCCTTTTACAGCCAGGTGCAGTACGCGCTCCCCGGTGAACGCACGGAGGATCTGTGA